A region of bacterium DNA encodes the following proteins:
- a CDS encoding helix-turn-helix domain-containing protein, with the protein MPEISVSATTTPSSPSEWALLIAFPPFPGSVSASHHLSILIINQQNKPWLSAEQAAELLGIKRATLYAYVSRGWVASRSAGPGREREYRRADLEQLRSRGRASQRGDRALRWGEPVLETSITDMTPMGPVYRGVPAASLVTDGVSFERCAELLWTGVLPAADVSWVDALGEPPDFAELARWLPADTSPASVALLLVAAAGSRDSGRFEIAPEATLPRARRLIRLLAAGLALPQSPSGAEEAWRANSVAEAVSCALGGTKGGGASLDAGLNLLADHELNASTFAARVVASTHADVYACVQAGLAALSGPLHGAATDRVEAALAEAGSPERAERLVHERARRGERIPGFGHPFYPDGDPRARLLFEAAWSLGPANQELRTLDALVGAMERARRPSPNVDVGLVGLRAALGFPAGSAAGLFCVGRCAGWVAHVLEQRASGELLRPRARYKER; encoded by the coding sequence ATGCCTGAGATCTCGGTCTCCGCCACCACCACGCCATCGAGTCCGTCCGAATGGGCATTGCTCATTGCATTTCCTCCATTTCCGGGTAGCGTATCCGCTAGTCATCATTTATCAATCTTGATTATAAATCAACAAAACAAGCCTTGGCTATCCGCGGAGCAAGCGGCAGAGCTGCTCGGGATCAAGCGGGCAACCCTCTATGCCTACGTAAGCCGCGGCTGGGTGGCGAGCCGTTCGGCCGGCCCTGGCCGCGAGCGGGAGTACAGGCGGGCCGATCTGGAGCAGCTTCGCAGCCGGGGGCGGGCCAGCCAGCGCGGTGACCGGGCCCTCCGCTGGGGGGAACCGGTTCTCGAGACCTCCATCACCGACATGACGCCGATGGGCCCGGTCTACCGGGGCGTTCCGGCGGCCTCATTGGTGACGGACGGTGTTTCCTTCGAGCGCTGCGCCGAGCTGCTGTGGACCGGCGTTCTTCCAGCGGCGGACGTCTCATGGGTCGATGCCCTGGGCGAGCCACCGGATTTCGCCGAACTGGCTCGCTGGCTGCCTGCCGACACGTCCCCGGCCAGCGTCGCTCTACTGCTCGTGGCTGCAGCCGGAAGCCGGGATTCGGGTAGGTTCGAGATCGCGCCCGAGGCGACGTTGCCACGCGCCCGCCGCTTGATCCGATTGCTGGCGGCGGGCCTGGCTCTCCCCCAATCGCCTTCCGGGGCGGAGGAGGCTTGGCGCGCGAACTCGGTCGCCGAGGCCGTTTCGTGCGCATTGGGCGGGACGAAGGGCGGAGGCGCATCTCTCGACGCCGGGCTGAACCTGCTCGCCGACCACGAGCTGAATGCCTCGACCTTCGCGGCTCGGGTCGTCGCGTCGACACATGCCGACGTCTACGCCTGCGTACAGGCCGGCCTCGCTGCCCTGTCCGGCCCACTTCACGGCGCGGCAACCGATCGGGTCGAGGCGGCCCTTGCCGAAGCCGGTTCGCCCGAGCGCGCGGAACGCCTGGTGCACGAACGCGCACGCCGGGGCGAGCGGATTCCGGGCTTTGGACATCCGTTCTATCCCGATGGCGACCCCCGTGCGCGCCTGCTCTTCGAAGCCGCCTGGAGTCTGGGCCCTGCGAATCAAGAGCTCCGGACACTGGATGCCCTCGTTGGAGCGATGGAGCGTGCACGCCGTCCCTCGCCCAACGTGGACGTGGGCCTGGTCGGGTTGCGAGCCGCCCTGGGCTTCCCGGCAGGGAGTGCGGCCGGTCTCTTCTGCGTCGGCCGATGCGCCGGTTGGGTGGCCCATGTGCTCGAGCAGCGGGCCAGCGGTGAGCTTCTCCGGCCCCGGGCTCGCTACAAGGAGCGCTGA
- a CDS encoding citrate synthase, with amino-acid sequence MSNAHSDGLDGVVVAETEISGIDGELGRLWVRGHDVETLAREQSFEALLGLLLDDALPDETGVARWQCALGAARLRAFDGLWRMGAALESEDGMDALRAAAACLEEDSPNSRSTDTRIIAALPVFAAAWYRRRQGLHPVPPDPRCSHAEDFLRMMLDAAPHPARVRAMNGYWVTVAEHGMNASTFVARVVASTHSDKVSIVTAALGALKGPLHGGAPGPVLDMLDAIGDEAGAAATWLRDELAAGRRIMGLGHRVYRVRDPRAAVLEEATQELEQAGLGSAYLERARQVEKAATDVLAELHPERTLAANVEFYTAVLLDGLGLPRSLFTPTFASARVAGWLAHAAEQRSGGRILRPRQRYVGSRPGQRLSA; translated from the coding sequence ATGAGCAATGCCCATTCGGACGGACTCGATGGCGTGGTGGTGGCGGAGACCGAGATCTCAGGCATCGATGGGGAGCTGGGGCGGCTCTGGGTCCGCGGCCACGATGTGGAAACCCTGGCTCGAGAGCAGAGCTTCGAGGCCCTCCTCGGGCTGCTGCTGGACGATGCCCTGCCGGATGAAACCGGCGTGGCACGCTGGCAATGCGCGCTCGGTGCCGCGCGGCTGCGGGCCTTCGACGGCCTCTGGCGAATGGGTGCAGCCCTCGAATCCGAAGATGGCATGGATGCGCTCCGTGCCGCAGCCGCCTGTCTGGAAGAAGACAGCCCGAACTCCCGATCCACCGACACGAGGATCATTGCCGCCTTGCCGGTCTTCGCCGCGGCCTGGTATCGCCGGCGCCAAGGCCTGCATCCGGTTCCGCCGGATCCCCGGTGCTCCCACGCCGAGGATTTCCTGCGCATGATGTTGGATGCAGCACCCCACCCGGCCCGGGTGCGTGCCATGAATGGCTACTGGGTCACGGTCGCGGAGCACGGAATGAACGCCTCGACCTTCGTCGCTCGTGTCGTCGCTTCGACGCACTCCGACAAGGTTTCCATCGTCACGGCCGCACTCGGCGCTTTGAAGGGACCGTTGCACGGCGGTGCGCCGGGCCCCGTCCTCGACATGCTGGATGCCATCGGCGACGAAGCAGGTGCTGCGGCGACCTGGCTGCGCGACGAACTCGCCGCGGGGCGCCGCATCATGGGGCTTGGCCATCGGGTGTACCGGGTGCGCGATCCCAGGGCCGCGGTTCTCGAAGAAGCCACCCAGGAGCTCGAGCAAGCTGGGTTGGGAAGCGCGTACCTCGAGCGCGCCCGTCAGGTAGAGAAAGCAGCAACGGACGTGCTTGCCGAACTCCATCCGGAGCGGACCCTCGCCGCCAATGTCGAGTTCTATACGGCGGTCCTCCTGGATGGCCTCGGTCTGCCGCGCTCACTCTTCACGCCCACCTTTGCGAGTGCCCGGGTTGCGGGATGGCTTGCCCATGCCGCGGAGCAACGCAGCGGTGGGCGCATCCTGCGCCCGCGGCAGCGCTACGTGGGATCGCGTCCCGGCCAGAGGCTCTCGGCCTGA
- a CDS encoding sulfite exporter TauE/SafE family protein, translating into MTGEELILLWVVAFVTAVLSAIVGMAGGITLLAIMLLFLPPLLAIPLHGVIQLASNGSRAWIQRQHVDRGILQRFGLLLLPMGAVGIAVAQELPEAVVRAAIGVFVLMATWAPGALLLGTHPENIDRNRRFLGLGAAAGFLNVTIGATGPMIAPFFLNLDLDRRELVGTKAGCQVLGHLSKILLFGLAGFAFEEHLPLLLGATIGVVAGTWLGSRLLDRVSEHHFGILYRSVLTLIALRLIMVEFLELV; encoded by the coding sequence ATGACAGGCGAGGAGCTCATCCTGCTGTGGGTGGTGGCCTTCGTCACTGCCGTGCTCTCTGCGATCGTCGGGATGGCCGGGGGCATCACCTTGCTCGCGATCATGCTCCTCTTCCTCCCGCCCTTGCTCGCGATCCCCCTCCACGGTGTCATCCAGCTGGCCTCGAATGGATCCCGCGCATGGATCCAGCGACAGCATGTCGATCGCGGGATCCTGCAACGCTTCGGGCTCTTGCTCTTGCCAATGGGCGCAGTGGGGATCGCGGTTGCCCAGGAGTTACCCGAGGCTGTCGTACGTGCTGCCATCGGTGTGTTCGTGTTGATGGCCACCTGGGCGCCGGGCGCCCTGCTGCTCGGCACGCATCCGGAAAACATCGATCGGAACCGCCGCTTTCTCGGACTCGGAGCCGCAGCCGGCTTCCTCAACGTGACGATCGGTGCGACCGGGCCGATGATCGCTCCGTTCTTCCTGAACCTGGACCTCGACCGCAGAGAACTGGTCGGCACCAAGGCCGGCTGCCAGGTGCTCGGGCACCTGAGCAAGATCCTCCTGTTCGGCCTGGCCGGCTTCGCTTTCGAAGAACACCTTCCGCTTCTGCTCGGCGCGACCATCGGCGTGGTGGCGGGTACCTGGCTCGGAAGTCGCCTCCTGGACCGGGTCAGCGAACACCATTTCGGGATTCTCTACCGCAGTGTACTCACCCTGATTGCCCTACGTCTCATCATGGTGGAGTTCCTGGAATTGGTCTGA